From the genome of Hydrogenothermus marinus:
GCAGAAAATTTAGAAAATATAAATCCAGATATAGTACATGATGCAACAGGTACATACTGTCCAATACCTATTACTGAACTTGCAAAAGTAGTAAAACAAGCAAAAACTGGGCAAATAATAGAGCTTCAAGCAGATGATGAAGGTGCTATTCAAGATGTACCTGCTTGGTGTGAAACAACAGGAAATGAATATCTTGGATATATTGATGAAGATGGATTATTAAGATTTTTTGTAAGGAAGACACAAGAATGAGAATAAATGGAGATTTTAAGGTTTTCCATCTTTTAGAAGAGTATCCAGATTCAGAAGAAATTGTAAAAAGATATTTTTCATTTTTCTATGAAGAAGAAATAGAGGATATTGCTTTAAAAAGACTTTCTATAGATGGTGCTTTTAATGTTATTAATGCTGAAGAGAAAATAAGAAAACAATTTTTTAAAGATTTACATGATAAACTTGGTCTTGATATATCAAAATCTTTATTAGAAGAATAAAAGTTTGAGAGGTTGTATTATGGCAACTATGACAGATAAAGAAAAAGAAGTTGAGTCGGTCTTAGAGCAAATAAGGCCTGCATTAGCAATTGATGAAGGAAACATTATATTAAAAAAAGTTGAAGGAGATACTGTATATTTAGAATTAGTTGGAACATGTGTACATTGCCCAATATCTGATATGACAATGAAAGATACAGTTGTTCTTGCTATAAAACAGCTTGTTCCATGGGCAAAAACTGTAATGATAGGTCAGTCAAAATTTAAAATAAAATGAAGTTAGAAGTAGATATTTCAGGTAATACTGATATTTATGGTATATTTGGTTATCCTGTAAAACATTCAAAATCTCCTCAATTTCAAACATCAGCTTTTTCTTATCTTAATATTCCTGCAGTCTATCTTCCATTTGAGGTAAAACCTGAAGATTTAGAAAAAGCAGTTGAATCAATAAAAGTTCTTGGTATAAAAGGTGTTAATATAACAGTACCTCATAAAGAAGAAGTTATAAAATATCTAAATGAAGTCTCTGAAGAAGTAAAATATATAAAAGCCTGTAATACTATAAAAAATATAGATGGATATTTAATTGGTTATAATACTGATGCAGAAGGTTTTATAACAGGATTAAAACAGTTAATACCAAACTTAGAAGGCAAAAAAGTTTTAGTCCTTGGAGCTGGTGGAGCTTCAAGAGCAATAATCTATTCCCTTATAAAAGAAGGAGTAGATAAAATATATCAAGCAAATAGGACTTTAGGAAAAGTTTTTAAGATAATAGAAGATTTTAAGCCTTTAACTAAGTTCATAGAAGAGATAATCTTACCTATTAGTTATGACAAAATAGAATGTTGTGTATTACCTTATGTAGATATTATAGTTAATACTACCTCTGTAGGGTTAAATGAAGAAGATAAACCTTTATTTGATTATTCAAAAATAGAAAAAAAACATATAGTTATAGATATTATCTATAAGAAAACTCCCCTATTAAAAGCTGCGGAAAACAAAGGATGTCAATGGCAAGATGGACTTCCTATGCTTTTATATCAAGGAGCAAAAGCCTTTGAAATATGGACAGGTAAAAAAGCTCCTATTGATGTTATGAAAAAAGCTTTGTTAAAATAAAAAGACCCTGCCGGGGGTGGGCAGGGTAGAATTGGGAGGAGGTTTGAGAAAAAACATCGGCTTTAGGGGTGGCTGCTTCTTCTTTTTATATATTAATACATTGATGTGAAATATCTGTGAAATTAAAAAATTATTTGAAATTTACTACTACCATTCCACAAAAATAATCTTTTTTGTATATTTCTACTCTGTACTGTTTACCATTTTTATCTAAGGAAAATCTTTTTGGTATATCCTTTTTTGTTATTAATATATTACTTTCATTTTTTATGCCTTTTTTTGTAAAACCAATAACATTTATTCTATAAGAATCTTTATCTTTTATTAAAAAATTATTTTTTACATCTATAATAGAAGGAACTTTTACTTTTTTTAGTTTTCCATCTATTAACATTTCAATACTGTCAATACATCTTTTAGATTTTACATAGTCTGGTTTTAATGTGGTAATTTTTTTATTTCCTATCATTATATTCCAGTTATTGCCTTTACTTAAAAATGCTAAAAGGGGATGAGAACCTTTTATTGTATTTGAGTCCTTATTTAAAGGAAAATAACTTATGTATTTTTTAATGTTATTTAGATCAATCTTTATATTTCTATTTATTACTGCATAACCATAATCTTTTAATAATTTTCTTATAACTGGTAGTTTTAAATCAAAATCCCTTTCATATTTTATATCCATTACATTCATAAAAGCTTCAATTGCATTAAGTTGATAATAAACTTTTTGACTTAAATCTCTAATATTTTTACTTGTTTCTATTGCTAATGCAGGTTTACCCTGAGTTATAGCAAAATATGTTAATGATTTTCTCATCTGAGGATCATAAAGTTTTGTTCTCGTATTTTTTATATTGAAAACGTGATGATTTTTTATTAACTTTTTATTTACTACATAAGATACCTTTTTAGCTAATTCATATAAATTACCAAACTTTTTTGTTTTTATACATTTTTGATCTATTATACAAGCTTGTCCCCATGCTTTTGGATTAAATATCTCATTTTCCCAGTGATGTCTATAAAAGCCATGTCCATCATGAAGATTTAAAATTAAATCCACCTTTGGATTTAGTATTAATTTTTTTATATCTTGGACAATTTTATAATCAGGATCATTTTTACTTATATAGGCAAATTTACGATTCATATCTCCATAAAGACCTCTTACATTTCTTATATCACTATCAAAATTTAGATTTGGTACAATCCATAAAGAACCTTTTTTTATTTTGTAATGAAGAACTAACATTGCAGCTGCAAAATAAGCTCCTGGCTCATTACCATGAATTCCACCAATTACAAGTAATGTATTTCCTTTTATTTTTCCTTCTTTTTTATAAAGTTTAAAATGAAGTTGAGCTGAAAAAGCATAAGAAAAAAAGAAAAGAAGCAAGATTAAATATCTTGCCATTAATACTCTCTCCAGATCTTAAATCCAGTTTTTTCCTTTCTTATATATAATATTTTTTTACCTTTAAAAGTTAAATTAGGTGCTTTATAAAATTCATCCATTTCTACTCGCCATATAGATTCTTTTCCCAAGTTTGGATAAGGTGTTATTTTTATATTAGTAAACCTAATTTCTTTTTTGTAATTTCTTGCAAATATTCTTTTTTTTCTATTGGCAAATTTTTTATAGTTTCCATAGACAGTTTTTAAATCTTTGCTATATAAAGATATATAATTTTTAAAATCATTATATTTCCAGTAATATCTCCATTTGTATATAAATGATAGGAGATTAACTATATCTTTTGAAGATCTAACTAACTTTTTATAAGGAGATATTATTACAATACTTTTTCCATAATCTATTTTTTTATCAATTTCTAAAAGATTATTATTTGGTGTAGCTACACAACCTTTAGT
Proteins encoded in this window:
- a CDS encoding sulfurtransferase TusA family protein, whose product is MAENLENINPDIVHDATGTYCPIPITELAKVVKQAKTGQIIELQADDEGAIQDVPAWCETTGNEYLGYIDEDGLLRFFVRKTQE
- a CDS encoding NifU family protein; translated protein: MATMTDKEKEVESVLEQIRPALAIDEGNIILKKVEGDTVYLELVGTCVHCPISDMTMKDTVVLAIKQLVPWAKTVMIGQSKFKIK
- the aroE gene encoding shikimate dehydrogenase, producing MKLEVDISGNTDIYGIFGYPVKHSKSPQFQTSAFSYLNIPAVYLPFEVKPEDLEKAVESIKVLGIKGVNITVPHKEEVIKYLNEVSEEVKYIKACNTIKNIDGYLIGYNTDAEGFITGLKQLIPNLEGKKVLVLGAGGASRAIIYSLIKEGVDKIYQANRTLGKVFKIIEDFKPLTKFIEEIILPISYDKIECCVLPYVDIIVNTTSVGLNEEDKPLFDYSKIEKKHIVIDIIYKKTPLLKAAENKGCQWQDGLPMLLYQGAKAFEIWTGKKAPIDVMKKALLK
- a CDS encoding M14 family metallopeptidase; translation: MARYLILLLFFFSYAFSAQLHFKLYKKEGKIKGNTLLVIGGIHGNEPGAYFAAAMLVLHYKIKKGSLWIVPNLNFDSDIRNVRGLYGDMNRKFAYISKNDPDYKIVQDIKKLILNPKVDLILNLHDGHGFYRHHWENEIFNPKAWGQACIIDQKCIKTKKFGNLYELAKKVSYVVNKKLIKNHHVFNIKNTRTKLYDPQMRKSLTYFAITQGKPALAIETSKNIRDLSQKVYYQLNAIEAFMNVMDIKYERDFDLKLPVIRKLLKDYGYAVINRNIKIDLNNIKKYISYFPLNKDSNTIKGSHPLLAFLSKGNNWNIMIGNKKITTLKPDYVKSKRCIDSIEMLIDGKLKKVKVPSIIDVKNNFLIKDKDSYRINVIGFTKKGIKNESNILITKKDIPKRFSLDKNGKQYRVEIYKKDYFCGMVVVNFK